A region of the Manduca sexta isolate Smith_Timp_Sample1 unplaced genomic scaffold, JHU_Msex_v1.0 HiC_scaffold_1961, whole genome shotgun sequence genome:
TGTACAAAAGATCCTCCTTTCAACTTTTGAATACGCAGAACTGTAAATTTTTTGCTTTCTGAAACTATCTGTAACATAACAAACTttagatatggaaaaatattacgtactaTTTTCTTGAGAAGGTTgtacaaattatgatattataaggTTTGACAAAtggatataacaaaattataagcatTCGGTTATATGAATTTGACTAAGATTAACTTaagattcataatataaaatgcatagaAACATGAGACATCCCTTGAGCTAAATTGTATGATGTACAGGACAGTAACTTGTGCATTcgcaacatattatatttataatatatcaaagttttggtttacaatatatgtatgttaaCACAAAATACTACCTTAGGCAATACTGAAGGAACTGCTTGTGGCTTTGACTTATTCTTAGCTACTGTTAAATACGCGTCATCAGTAAAATGTAAGCTACAAACACATGCAGTTTTTGTCACATTAGTGTCAAGGTTCATGGCATCAACCCACAAGGCCCTCCACTCTTTATTAACTGGAATCCTGAAAAAGAACGCGCAATttagactataatataataactagtaATGATGCATGGTTTTTTACACTTTGTGAGAAATTAATTCAGACagcaaatgttaatttattaataaatatggtgtTTACTGCATTTGCATCTTTAGATGGCATAGcatatatatttgtctatatCATGAATGGGCCGATAAGGTGAAGTGACAGTTTGCTGTTAAGTACAAAAATCATTGAGCTGAcatattttagtgtaataaatacatcacGTGACGATTCTTATAAAGACATtgcaaatttttaatttttttacccttTACGTCTCAtatcaaacattatataaacaaagataatagGATAATCTTATcccactatataaaaaatatggttacaCTATTcacaatttatcaataaaacttacCTACGAAAGGATATTCCACAACCTGGATAGGATTCTTGCTTACATCCTCTTACAACACAAGTATTCACCATAATTACGC
Encoded here:
- the LOC119191825 gene encoding uncharacterized protein LOC119191825, with protein sequence MVNTCVVRGCKQESYPGCGISFRRIPVNKEWRALWVDAMNLDTNVTKTACVCSLHFTDDAYLTVAKNKSKPQAVPSVLPKIVSESKKFTVLRIQKLKGGSFVHTSYSSHITVVGTSYERRGPSSKRDDVEISGEPPNKKNKNEDSSNKYYILVTHCVLFPTMLVTDLEIFKSQILSHL